The Hirundo rustica isolate bHirRus1 chromosome 29, bHirRus1.pri.v3, whole genome shotgun sequence genome window below encodes:
- the ATP8B2 gene encoding phospholipid-transporting ATPase ID isoform X2 yields the protein MERCAARPAAEEERRVRANAREYNEKFQYASNCIKTSKYNIVTFLPVNLFEQFQEVANTYFLFLLILQLIPQISSLSWFTTIVPLVLVLTITAVKDATDDYFRHKSDNQVNNRQSQVLIGGVLRQEQWMNVRVGDIIKLENNQFVAADLLLLSSSEPHGLCYIETAELDGETNMKVRQAIPVTVELGDTSQLAHFDGEVICEPPNNKLDKFGGTLYWKENKYPLSNQNMLLRGCVLRNTEWCFGLVIFAGPDTKLMQNSGRTKFKRTSIDRLMNTLVLWIFGFLVCMGVILAIGNAIWEHEVGVCFQIYLPWDEGVHSAFFSGFLSFWSYIIILNTVVPISLYVRACCPAPVTPRHPPCSVEVIRLGHSYFINWDKKMYCAKRRTPAEARTTTLNEELGQVEYIFSDKTGTLTQNIMVFSKCSVNGHSYGEVQDMLSHKAELGERSKPVDFSFNPLADPRFQFWDPSLLEAVKLGDLHVHEFFRLLSLCHTVMSEEKSEGELLYKAQSPDEGALVTAARNFGFVFRSRTPKTITVQELGQAVTYQLLAILDFNNIRKRMSVIVRSPEGKIRLYCKGADTILLERLHPVNQDLSSITADHLNEYAGEGLRTLVLAYKDLEESYYRDWSERLHRAGSAPEAREDHLARLYDEVEHDMMLLGATAIEDKLQQGVPETIAILTLANIKIWVLTGDKQETAVNIGYSCKMLTDDMTEVFVVTGHTVLEVREELRKAREKMMDASRSVCNGFSYQKKLSSKLTSVLEAIAGEYALVINGHSLAHALEADMEVEFLETACACKAVICCRVTPLQKAQVVELVKKYKKAVTLAIGDGANDVSMIKTAHIGVGISGQEGIQAVLASDYSFSQFKFLQRLLLVHGRWSYLRMCKFLCYFFYKNFAFTMVHFWFGFFCGFSAQTVYDQYFITLYNIVYTSLPVLAMGVFDQDVPEQRSMEYPKLYEPGQLNLLFNKREFFICIAQGIYTSILMFFIPYGIFADATRDDGAQLANYQSFAVTVATSLVIVVSVQIGLDTGFWTAINHFFIWGSLAAYFAILFTMHSDGLFRMFPNQFRFVGNAQSTLAQPTVWLTIALTTVVCIMPVVAFRFLKLDLKPELSDTVRYTQLVRKKQKAQHRCMRHAGRVGSRRSGYAFSHQEGFGELIMSGKNMRLSSLALSSFAPRPSTSWIESLRRKKGSEGSGAGSPGCAADKTLRI from the exons ATGGAGCGGTGCGCGGCCCGCCCAGCCGCGG AGGAAGAGCGTCGAGTGCGAGCCAACGCGCGGGAGTACAATGAGAAGTTCCAGTACGCA AGCAACTGCATCAAGACCTCCAAGTACAACATTGTCACCTTCCTGCCTGTCAACCTCTTTGAGCAGTTCCAAGAAGTGGCAAACACctatttcctcttcctcctcatcctgcag CTGATTCCTCAGATCTCTTCACTCTCCTGGTTTACCACCATCGTGCCTTTGGTTCTTGTCTTAACCATCACAGCTGTCAAAGACGCCACCGATGACTAT tTCCGCCATAAAAGCGACAACCAGGTGAACAACCGGCAGTCTCAGGTCCTGATCGGTGGAGT CCTTCGGCAGGAGCAGTGGATGAATGTCCGTGTTGGAGACATCATCAAGTTGGAGAACAACCAGTTTGTGGCG GctgacctcctcctcctctccagcagcGAACCCCATGGGTTATGCTACATAGAAACTGCAGAGCTGGATGG AGAGACCAACATGAAGGTGCGTCAGGCCATCCCCGTCACCGTGGAGCTGGGGGACACCAGTCAGCTGGCTCACTTTGACG GTGAGGTGATTTGTGAACCCCCCAACAACAAGCTGGACAAGTTTGGCGGGACACTGTACTGGAAGGAGAACAAGTACCCCCTGAGCAACCAGAACATGCTGCTGCGGGGCTGCGTCCTGCGCAACACCGAGTGGTGCTTTGGCCTCGTCATCTTTGCAG GACCTGACACGAAGCTGATGCAGAACAGCGGCCGGACCAAATTCAAGCGGACAAGCATCGACCGGCTGATGAACACACTGGTGCTCTGG ATCTTCGGGTTCCTGGTGTGCATGGGAGTGATCCTGGCCATTGGCAATGCCATCTGGGAGCACGAGGTGGGCGTCTGCTTCCAGATCTACTTGCCCTGGGACGAGGGGGTGCACAGTGCCTTCTTCTCTGGCTTCCTCTCCTTCTGGTCCTACATCATCATCCTCAACACTGTGGTGCCCATCTCGCTCTATGTGAG AGcgtgctgccctgccccagtGACGCCCAGACACCCTCCCTGCAGTGTTGAGGTGATCCGGCTTGGGCACAGCTACTTCATCAACTGGGACAAGAAGATGTACTGTGCTAAGCGCCGGACGCCTGCTGAAGCCCGCACCACCACCCTCAAcgaggagctggggcaggtggAGTATATCTTCTCTGACAAGACTGGCACCCTCACCCAGAATATCATGGTCTTCAGCAAGTGCTCGGTGAACGGGCACAGCTACG GTGAAGTGCAGGACATGCTGAGTcacaaggcagagctgggagag AGGTCAAAGCCTGTAGACTTCTCCTTCAACCCACTGGCAGACCCACGGTTCCAGTTCTGGGACCCCAGCCTGCTGGAAGCCGTCAAGCTGGGAGACCTCCACGTGCACGAGTTCTTCCGCCTGCTCTCGCTCTGTCACACTGTCATGTCCGAGGAGAAGAGTGAAG GGGAGTTGTTGTACAAGGCACAGTCCCCTGATGAGGGAGCGCTGGTCACAGCTGCCAGAAACTTTGGCTTTGTGTTCCGGTCGCGCACGCCCAAGACCATCacagtgcaggagctgggtcaAGCCGTCACCTACCAGCTGCTGGCCATCCTGGACTTCAACAACATCCGCAAGCGCATGTCCGTCATCG TCCGCAGCCCTGAGGGCAAGATCCGGCTGTACTGCAAAGGCGCTGACACCATCCTGCTGGAGCGGCTGCACCCTGTCAACCAGGACCTGAGCAGCATCACCGCCGACCACCTGAAT GAGTACGCTGGCGAGGGGCTGCGGACGCTGGTGCTGGCCTACAAAGACCTGGAGGAGAGTTACTACAGGGACTGGTCCGAACGGCTGCACCGAGCTGGCAGTGCCCCTGAGGCTCGTGAAGATCACCTGGCTCGGCTCTACGATGAGGTGGAGCATGATATGATG CTGCTTGGAGCCACAGCCATCGAGGACAAACTGCAGCAGGGGGTCCCCGAAACCATTGCCATCCTGACGCTGGCCAACATCAAGATCTGGGTGCTGACAGGGGACAAGCAGG AAACAGCTGTGAACATCGGCTACTCCTGCAAGATGCTGACAGATGACATGACAGAAGTGTTTGTGGTCACAGGCCACACTGTGCTGGAGGTGCGAGAGGAACTCAG GAAAGCCCGGGAGAAGATGATGGATGCATCGCGTTCTGTGTGTAATGGCTTCTCCTACCAGAAGAAACTCTCCTCCAAGCTCACCTCTGTGCTGGAAGCCATTGCAGGCGAATACGCCCTGGTCATCAACGGGCACAGCCTG GCCCATGCACTGGAGGCAGACATGGAGGTGGAATTCCTGGAGACAGCGTGTGCCTGCAAAGCTGTTATCTGCTGCCGTGTCACACCCCTTCAGAAAGCCCAGGTGGTGGAGCTGGTGAAGAAGTACAAGAAAGCTGTGACTTTGGCCATTGGGGATGGGGCCAACGATGTCAGCATGATCAAGA CTGCCCACATTGGGGTGGGCATCAGTGGGCAGGAAGGCATCCAGGCCGTGCTGGCCTCCGACTACTCCTTCTCCCAGTTCAAGTTCCTACAGCGCCTGCTCCTGGTGCATGGCCGCTGGTCCTACCTGCGCATGTGCAAGTTTCTTTGCTACTTCTTCTACAAGAACTTTGCTTTCACCATGGTCCACTTCTGGTTTGGCTTCTTCTGCGGCTTCTCAGCTCAG ACAGTGTATGACCAGTACTTCATCACTCTGTACAACATTGTCTACACATCGCTGCCTGTGCTCGCTATGGGTGTCTTTGACCAG GATGTGCCGGAGCAGCGGAGCATGGAATACCCCAAACTCTATGAGCCTGGGCAACTGAACCTGCTCTTCAACAAGCGGGAGTTCTTCATCTGCATTGCCCAGGGCATCTACACCTCCATCCTCATGTTCTTCATTCCCTATGGCATCTTCGCTGATGCCACCCGTGATGACGGTGCCCAGCTGGCCAACTACCAGTCCTTCGCTGTCACTGTTGCCACCTCCCTCGTGATTGTTGTCAGTGTGCAG ATTGGGTTAGACACAGGATTCTGGACAGCCATCAACCACTTCTTCATCTGGGGCAGCCTGGCCGCCTACTTTGCCATCCTCTTCACCATGCACAGCGACGGCCTCTTCCGAATGTTCCCTAACCAGTTCCGCTTTGTGG GTAACGCACAGAGCACGCTGGCCCAGCCCACGGTCTGGCTGACCATCGCCCTCACCACCGTAGTCTGCATCATGCCCGTTGTGGCCTTTCGCTTCCTTAAGCTGGACCTGAAACCAGAGCTCTCGGATACG gtgcgCTACACTCAGCTGGTACGAAAGAAGCAGAAGGCACAGCACCGGTGCATGCGGCACGCGGGGCGCGTGGGCTCACGCCGCTCTGGCTACGCCTTCTCCCATCAGGAGGGTTTTGGGGAGCTCATCATGTCTGGCAAGAACATGAGGCTCAGCTCCTTGGCGCTCTCCAGCTTTGCCCCCCGCCCCAGCACCAGCTGGATCGAGAGCCTGCGGAGGAAGAAGGGCAGCGAGGGCAGCGGTGCTGGCAGCCCCGGCTGCGCGGCCGACAAGACTCTCAGGATCTGA
- the ATP8B2 gene encoding phospholipid-transporting ATPase ID isoform X4 — MERCAARPAAEEERRVRANAREYNEKFQYASNCIKTSKYNIVTFLPVNLFEQFQEVANTYFLFLLILQLIPQISSLSWFTTIVPLVLVLTITAVKDATDDYFRHKSDNQVNNRQSQVLIGGVLRQEQWMNVRVGDIIKLENNQFVAADLLLLSSSEPHGLCYIETAELDGETNMKVRQAIPVTVELGDTSQLAHFDGEVICEPPNNKLDKFGGTLYWKENKYPLSNQNMLLRGCVLRNTEWCFGLVIFAGPDTKLMQNSGRTKFKRTSIDRLMNTLVLWIFGFLVCMGVILAIGNAIWEHEVGVCFQIYLPWDEGVHSAFFSGFLSFWSYIIILNTVVPISLYVSVEVIRLGHSYFINWDKKMYCAKRRTPAEARTTTLNEELGQVEYIFSDKTGTLTQNIMVFSKCSVNGHSYGEVQDMLSHKAELGERSKPVDFSFNPLADPRFQFWDPSLLEAVKLGDLHVHEFFRLLSLCHTVMSEEKSEGELLYKAQSPDEGALVTAARNFGFVFRSRTPKTITVQELGQAVTYQLLAILDFNNIRKRMSVIVRSPEGKIRLYCKGADTILLERLHPVNQDLSSITADHLNEYAGEGLRTLVLAYKDLEESYYRDWSERLHRAGSAPEAREDHLARLYDEVEHDMMLLGATAIEDKLQQGVPETIAILTLANIKIWVLTGDKQETAVNIGYSCKMLTDDMTEVFVVTGHTVLEVREELRKAREKMMDASRSVCNGFSYQKKLSSKLTSVLEAIAGEYALVINGHSLAHALEADMEVEFLETACACKAVICCRVTPLQKAQVVELVKKYKKAVTLAIGDGANDVSMIKTAHIGVGISGQEGIQAVLASDYSFSQFKFLQRLLLVHGRWSYLRMCKFLCYFFYKNFAFTMVHFWFGFFCGFSAQTVYDQYFITLYNIVYTSLPVLAMGVFDQDVPEQRSMEYPKLYEPGQLNLLFNKREFFICIAQGIYTSILMFFIPYGIFADATRDDGAQLANYQSFAVTVATSLVIVVSVQIGLDTGFWTAINHFFIWGSLAAYFAILFTMHSDGLFRMFPNQFRFVGNAQSTLAQPTVWLTIALTTVVCIMPVVAFRFLKLDLKPELSDTVRYTQLVRKKQKAQHRCMRHAGRVGSRRSGYAFSHQEGFGELIMSGKNMRLSSLALSSFAPRPSTSWIESLRRKKGSEGSGAGSPGCAADKTLRI, encoded by the exons ATGGAGCGGTGCGCGGCCCGCCCAGCCGCGG AGGAAGAGCGTCGAGTGCGAGCCAACGCGCGGGAGTACAATGAGAAGTTCCAGTACGCA AGCAACTGCATCAAGACCTCCAAGTACAACATTGTCACCTTCCTGCCTGTCAACCTCTTTGAGCAGTTCCAAGAAGTGGCAAACACctatttcctcttcctcctcatcctgcag CTGATTCCTCAGATCTCTTCACTCTCCTGGTTTACCACCATCGTGCCTTTGGTTCTTGTCTTAACCATCACAGCTGTCAAAGACGCCACCGATGACTAT tTCCGCCATAAAAGCGACAACCAGGTGAACAACCGGCAGTCTCAGGTCCTGATCGGTGGAGT CCTTCGGCAGGAGCAGTGGATGAATGTCCGTGTTGGAGACATCATCAAGTTGGAGAACAACCAGTTTGTGGCG GctgacctcctcctcctctccagcagcGAACCCCATGGGTTATGCTACATAGAAACTGCAGAGCTGGATGG AGAGACCAACATGAAGGTGCGTCAGGCCATCCCCGTCACCGTGGAGCTGGGGGACACCAGTCAGCTGGCTCACTTTGACG GTGAGGTGATTTGTGAACCCCCCAACAACAAGCTGGACAAGTTTGGCGGGACACTGTACTGGAAGGAGAACAAGTACCCCCTGAGCAACCAGAACATGCTGCTGCGGGGCTGCGTCCTGCGCAACACCGAGTGGTGCTTTGGCCTCGTCATCTTTGCAG GACCTGACACGAAGCTGATGCAGAACAGCGGCCGGACCAAATTCAAGCGGACAAGCATCGACCGGCTGATGAACACACTGGTGCTCTGG ATCTTCGGGTTCCTGGTGTGCATGGGAGTGATCCTGGCCATTGGCAATGCCATCTGGGAGCACGAGGTGGGCGTCTGCTTCCAGATCTACTTGCCCTGGGACGAGGGGGTGCACAGTGCCTTCTTCTCTGGCTTCCTCTCCTTCTGGTCCTACATCATCATCCTCAACACTGTGGTGCCCATCTCGCTCTATGTGAG TGTTGAGGTGATCCGGCTTGGGCACAGCTACTTCATCAACTGGGACAAGAAGATGTACTGTGCTAAGCGCCGGACGCCTGCTGAAGCCCGCACCACCACCCTCAAcgaggagctggggcaggtggAGTATATCTTCTCTGACAAGACTGGCACCCTCACCCAGAATATCATGGTCTTCAGCAAGTGCTCGGTGAACGGGCACAGCTACG GTGAAGTGCAGGACATGCTGAGTcacaaggcagagctgggagag AGGTCAAAGCCTGTAGACTTCTCCTTCAACCCACTGGCAGACCCACGGTTCCAGTTCTGGGACCCCAGCCTGCTGGAAGCCGTCAAGCTGGGAGACCTCCACGTGCACGAGTTCTTCCGCCTGCTCTCGCTCTGTCACACTGTCATGTCCGAGGAGAAGAGTGAAG GGGAGTTGTTGTACAAGGCACAGTCCCCTGATGAGGGAGCGCTGGTCACAGCTGCCAGAAACTTTGGCTTTGTGTTCCGGTCGCGCACGCCCAAGACCATCacagtgcaggagctgggtcaAGCCGTCACCTACCAGCTGCTGGCCATCCTGGACTTCAACAACATCCGCAAGCGCATGTCCGTCATCG TCCGCAGCCCTGAGGGCAAGATCCGGCTGTACTGCAAAGGCGCTGACACCATCCTGCTGGAGCGGCTGCACCCTGTCAACCAGGACCTGAGCAGCATCACCGCCGACCACCTGAAT GAGTACGCTGGCGAGGGGCTGCGGACGCTGGTGCTGGCCTACAAAGACCTGGAGGAGAGTTACTACAGGGACTGGTCCGAACGGCTGCACCGAGCTGGCAGTGCCCCTGAGGCTCGTGAAGATCACCTGGCTCGGCTCTACGATGAGGTGGAGCATGATATGATG CTGCTTGGAGCCACAGCCATCGAGGACAAACTGCAGCAGGGGGTCCCCGAAACCATTGCCATCCTGACGCTGGCCAACATCAAGATCTGGGTGCTGACAGGGGACAAGCAGG AAACAGCTGTGAACATCGGCTACTCCTGCAAGATGCTGACAGATGACATGACAGAAGTGTTTGTGGTCACAGGCCACACTGTGCTGGAGGTGCGAGAGGAACTCAG GAAAGCCCGGGAGAAGATGATGGATGCATCGCGTTCTGTGTGTAATGGCTTCTCCTACCAGAAGAAACTCTCCTCCAAGCTCACCTCTGTGCTGGAAGCCATTGCAGGCGAATACGCCCTGGTCATCAACGGGCACAGCCTG GCCCATGCACTGGAGGCAGACATGGAGGTGGAATTCCTGGAGACAGCGTGTGCCTGCAAAGCTGTTATCTGCTGCCGTGTCACACCCCTTCAGAAAGCCCAGGTGGTGGAGCTGGTGAAGAAGTACAAGAAAGCTGTGACTTTGGCCATTGGGGATGGGGCCAACGATGTCAGCATGATCAAGA CTGCCCACATTGGGGTGGGCATCAGTGGGCAGGAAGGCATCCAGGCCGTGCTGGCCTCCGACTACTCCTTCTCCCAGTTCAAGTTCCTACAGCGCCTGCTCCTGGTGCATGGCCGCTGGTCCTACCTGCGCATGTGCAAGTTTCTTTGCTACTTCTTCTACAAGAACTTTGCTTTCACCATGGTCCACTTCTGGTTTGGCTTCTTCTGCGGCTTCTCAGCTCAG ACAGTGTATGACCAGTACTTCATCACTCTGTACAACATTGTCTACACATCGCTGCCTGTGCTCGCTATGGGTGTCTTTGACCAG GATGTGCCGGAGCAGCGGAGCATGGAATACCCCAAACTCTATGAGCCTGGGCAACTGAACCTGCTCTTCAACAAGCGGGAGTTCTTCATCTGCATTGCCCAGGGCATCTACACCTCCATCCTCATGTTCTTCATTCCCTATGGCATCTTCGCTGATGCCACCCGTGATGACGGTGCCCAGCTGGCCAACTACCAGTCCTTCGCTGTCACTGTTGCCACCTCCCTCGTGATTGTTGTCAGTGTGCAG ATTGGGTTAGACACAGGATTCTGGACAGCCATCAACCACTTCTTCATCTGGGGCAGCCTGGCCGCCTACTTTGCCATCCTCTTCACCATGCACAGCGACGGCCTCTTCCGAATGTTCCCTAACCAGTTCCGCTTTGTGG GTAACGCACAGAGCACGCTGGCCCAGCCCACGGTCTGGCTGACCATCGCCCTCACCACCGTAGTCTGCATCATGCCCGTTGTGGCCTTTCGCTTCCTTAAGCTGGACCTGAAACCAGAGCTCTCGGATACG gtgcgCTACACTCAGCTGGTACGAAAGAAGCAGAAGGCACAGCACCGGTGCATGCGGCACGCGGGGCGCGTGGGCTCACGCCGCTCTGGCTACGCCTTCTCCCATCAGGAGGGTTTTGGGGAGCTCATCATGTCTGGCAAGAACATGAGGCTCAGCTCCTTGGCGCTCTCCAGCTTTGCCCCCCGCCCCAGCACCAGCTGGATCGAGAGCCTGCGGAGGAAGAAGGGCAGCGAGGGCAGCGGTGCTGGCAGCCCCGGCTGCGCGGCCGACAAGACTCTCAGGATCTGA
- the ATP8B2 gene encoding phospholipid-transporting ATPase ID isoform X3, producing MERCAARPAAEEERRVRANAREYNEKFQYASNCIKTSKYNIVTFLPVNLFEQFQEVANTYFLFLLILQLIPQISSLSWFTTIVPLVLVLTITAVKDATDDYFRHKSDNQVNNRQSQVLIGGVLRQEQWMNVRVGDIIKLENNQFVAQADLLLLSSSEPHGLCYIETAELDGETNMKVRQAIPVTVELGDTSQLAHFDGEVICEPPNNKLDKFGGTLYWKENKYPLSNQNMLLRGCVLRNTEWCFGLVIFAGPDTKLMQNSGRTKFKRTSIDRLMNTLVLWIFGFLVCMGVILAIGNAIWEHEVGVCFQIYLPWDEGVHSAFFSGFLSFWSYIIILNTVVPISLYVSVEVIRLGHSYFINWDKKMYCAKRRTPAEARTTTLNEELGQVEYIFSDKTGTLTQNIMVFSKCSVNGHSYGEVQDMLSHKAELGERSKPVDFSFNPLADPRFQFWDPSLLEAVKLGDLHVHEFFRLLSLCHTVMSEEKSEGELLYKAQSPDEGALVTAARNFGFVFRSRTPKTITVQELGQAVTYQLLAILDFNNIRKRMSVIVRSPEGKIRLYCKGADTILLERLHPVNQDLSSITADHLNEYAGEGLRTLVLAYKDLEESYYRDWSERLHRAGSAPEAREDHLARLYDEVEHDMMLLGATAIEDKLQQGVPETIAILTLANIKIWVLTGDKQETAVNIGYSCKMLTDDMTEVFVVTGHTVLEVREELRKAREKMMDASRSVCNGFSYQKKLSSKLTSVLEAIAGEYALVINGHSLAHALEADMEVEFLETACACKAVICCRVTPLQKAQVVELVKKYKKAVTLAIGDGANDVSMIKTAHIGVGISGQEGIQAVLASDYSFSQFKFLQRLLLVHGRWSYLRMCKFLCYFFYKNFAFTMVHFWFGFFCGFSAQTVYDQYFITLYNIVYTSLPVLAMGVFDQDVPEQRSMEYPKLYEPGQLNLLFNKREFFICIAQGIYTSILMFFIPYGIFADATRDDGAQLANYQSFAVTVATSLVIVVSVQIGLDTGFWTAINHFFIWGSLAAYFAILFTMHSDGLFRMFPNQFRFVGNAQSTLAQPTVWLTIALTTVVCIMPVVAFRFLKLDLKPELSDTVRYTQLVRKKQKAQHRCMRHAGRVGSRRSGYAFSHQEGFGELIMSGKNMRLSSLALSSFAPRPSTSWIESLRRKKGSEGSGAGSPGCAADKTLRI from the exons ATGGAGCGGTGCGCGGCCCGCCCAGCCGCGG AGGAAGAGCGTCGAGTGCGAGCCAACGCGCGGGAGTACAATGAGAAGTTCCAGTACGCA AGCAACTGCATCAAGACCTCCAAGTACAACATTGTCACCTTCCTGCCTGTCAACCTCTTTGAGCAGTTCCAAGAAGTGGCAAACACctatttcctcttcctcctcatcctgcag CTGATTCCTCAGATCTCTTCACTCTCCTGGTTTACCACCATCGTGCCTTTGGTTCTTGTCTTAACCATCACAGCTGTCAAAGACGCCACCGATGACTAT tTCCGCCATAAAAGCGACAACCAGGTGAACAACCGGCAGTCTCAGGTCCTGATCGGTGGAGT CCTTCGGCAGGAGCAGTGGATGAATGTCCGTGTTGGAGACATCATCAAGTTGGAGAACAACCAGTTTGTGGCG CAGGctgacctcctcctcctctccagcagcGAACCCCATGGGTTATGCTACATAGAAACTGCAGAGCTGGATGG AGAGACCAACATGAAGGTGCGTCAGGCCATCCCCGTCACCGTGGAGCTGGGGGACACCAGTCAGCTGGCTCACTTTGACG GTGAGGTGATTTGTGAACCCCCCAACAACAAGCTGGACAAGTTTGGCGGGACACTGTACTGGAAGGAGAACAAGTACCCCCTGAGCAACCAGAACATGCTGCTGCGGGGCTGCGTCCTGCGCAACACCGAGTGGTGCTTTGGCCTCGTCATCTTTGCAG GACCTGACACGAAGCTGATGCAGAACAGCGGCCGGACCAAATTCAAGCGGACAAGCATCGACCGGCTGATGAACACACTGGTGCTCTGG ATCTTCGGGTTCCTGGTGTGCATGGGAGTGATCCTGGCCATTGGCAATGCCATCTGGGAGCACGAGGTGGGCGTCTGCTTCCAGATCTACTTGCCCTGGGACGAGGGGGTGCACAGTGCCTTCTTCTCTGGCTTCCTCTCCTTCTGGTCCTACATCATCATCCTCAACACTGTGGTGCCCATCTCGCTCTATGTGAG TGTTGAGGTGATCCGGCTTGGGCACAGCTACTTCATCAACTGGGACAAGAAGATGTACTGTGCTAAGCGCCGGACGCCTGCTGAAGCCCGCACCACCACCCTCAAcgaggagctggggcaggtggAGTATATCTTCTCTGACAAGACTGGCACCCTCACCCAGAATATCATGGTCTTCAGCAAGTGCTCGGTGAACGGGCACAGCTACG GTGAAGTGCAGGACATGCTGAGTcacaaggcagagctgggagag AGGTCAAAGCCTGTAGACTTCTCCTTCAACCCACTGGCAGACCCACGGTTCCAGTTCTGGGACCCCAGCCTGCTGGAAGCCGTCAAGCTGGGAGACCTCCACGTGCACGAGTTCTTCCGCCTGCTCTCGCTCTGTCACACTGTCATGTCCGAGGAGAAGAGTGAAG GGGAGTTGTTGTACAAGGCACAGTCCCCTGATGAGGGAGCGCTGGTCACAGCTGCCAGAAACTTTGGCTTTGTGTTCCGGTCGCGCACGCCCAAGACCATCacagtgcaggagctgggtcaAGCCGTCACCTACCAGCTGCTGGCCATCCTGGACTTCAACAACATCCGCAAGCGCATGTCCGTCATCG TCCGCAGCCCTGAGGGCAAGATCCGGCTGTACTGCAAAGGCGCTGACACCATCCTGCTGGAGCGGCTGCACCCTGTCAACCAGGACCTGAGCAGCATCACCGCCGACCACCTGAAT GAGTACGCTGGCGAGGGGCTGCGGACGCTGGTGCTGGCCTACAAAGACCTGGAGGAGAGTTACTACAGGGACTGGTCCGAACGGCTGCACCGAGCTGGCAGTGCCCCTGAGGCTCGTGAAGATCACCTGGCTCGGCTCTACGATGAGGTGGAGCATGATATGATG CTGCTTGGAGCCACAGCCATCGAGGACAAACTGCAGCAGGGGGTCCCCGAAACCATTGCCATCCTGACGCTGGCCAACATCAAGATCTGGGTGCTGACAGGGGACAAGCAGG AAACAGCTGTGAACATCGGCTACTCCTGCAAGATGCTGACAGATGACATGACAGAAGTGTTTGTGGTCACAGGCCACACTGTGCTGGAGGTGCGAGAGGAACTCAG GAAAGCCCGGGAGAAGATGATGGATGCATCGCGTTCTGTGTGTAATGGCTTCTCCTACCAGAAGAAACTCTCCTCCAAGCTCACCTCTGTGCTGGAAGCCATTGCAGGCGAATACGCCCTGGTCATCAACGGGCACAGCCTG GCCCATGCACTGGAGGCAGACATGGAGGTGGAATTCCTGGAGACAGCGTGTGCCTGCAAAGCTGTTATCTGCTGCCGTGTCACACCCCTTCAGAAAGCCCAGGTGGTGGAGCTGGTGAAGAAGTACAAGAAAGCTGTGACTTTGGCCATTGGGGATGGGGCCAACGATGTCAGCATGATCAAGA CTGCCCACATTGGGGTGGGCATCAGTGGGCAGGAAGGCATCCAGGCCGTGCTGGCCTCCGACTACTCCTTCTCCCAGTTCAAGTTCCTACAGCGCCTGCTCCTGGTGCATGGCCGCTGGTCCTACCTGCGCATGTGCAAGTTTCTTTGCTACTTCTTCTACAAGAACTTTGCTTTCACCATGGTCCACTTCTGGTTTGGCTTCTTCTGCGGCTTCTCAGCTCAG ACAGTGTATGACCAGTACTTCATCACTCTGTACAACATTGTCTACACATCGCTGCCTGTGCTCGCTATGGGTGTCTTTGACCAG GATGTGCCGGAGCAGCGGAGCATGGAATACCCCAAACTCTATGAGCCTGGGCAACTGAACCTGCTCTTCAACAAGCGGGAGTTCTTCATCTGCATTGCCCAGGGCATCTACACCTCCATCCTCATGTTCTTCATTCCCTATGGCATCTTCGCTGATGCCACCCGTGATGACGGTGCCCAGCTGGCCAACTACCAGTCCTTCGCTGTCACTGTTGCCACCTCCCTCGTGATTGTTGTCAGTGTGCAG ATTGGGTTAGACACAGGATTCTGGACAGCCATCAACCACTTCTTCATCTGGGGCAGCCTGGCCGCCTACTTTGCCATCCTCTTCACCATGCACAGCGACGGCCTCTTCCGAATGTTCCCTAACCAGTTCCGCTTTGTGG GTAACGCACAGAGCACGCTGGCCCAGCCCACGGTCTGGCTGACCATCGCCCTCACCACCGTAGTCTGCATCATGCCCGTTGTGGCCTTTCGCTTCCTTAAGCTGGACCTGAAACCAGAGCTCTCGGATACG gtgcgCTACACTCAGCTGGTACGAAAGAAGCAGAAGGCACAGCACCGGTGCATGCGGCACGCGGGGCGCGTGGGCTCACGCCGCTCTGGCTACGCCTTCTCCCATCAGGAGGGTTTTGGGGAGCTCATCATGTCTGGCAAGAACATGAGGCTCAGCTCCTTGGCGCTCTCCAGCTTTGCCCCCCGCCCCAGCACCAGCTGGATCGAGAGCCTGCGGAGGAAGAAGGGCAGCGAGGGCAGCGGTGCTGGCAGCCCCGGCTGCGCGGCCGACAAGACTCTCAGGATCTGA